Proteins encoded in a region of the Saccharothrix ecbatanensis genome:
- a CDS encoding carbohydrate ABC transporter permease, which produces MTSTTTRGRRPGRVRWWTYLLLSAATAACLFPLYWMFIVATTDTATATEMPPEVVPGGNFFHLMGLVLETVPFVQSLLNSLAVSTAIGVGQAVLCSLAGFAFAKLQFPGRNTLFVIVVLTMTVPTQLSVIPQYMIMSELGWVDTLQALIVPGLASAFGIFWMRQHISATISDELMQAARIDGASTGQVFWRIAFPIVRPAAFVLGLFGFVTAWNDFLWPFIVLKSPERYTAQIAIKALQNSLDVDLGLAMSGSFLATIPLVVLFVIVGRRMVAGILEGAFKG; this is translated from the coding sequence ATGACGAGCACCACGACGCGCGGCCGGCGCCCCGGCCGGGTCCGCTGGTGGACCTACCTCCTGCTGTCCGCGGCCACCGCCGCGTGCCTGTTCCCGCTGTACTGGATGTTCATCGTCGCCACCACCGACACGGCGACCGCGACGGAGATGCCTCCCGAGGTCGTGCCCGGCGGCAACTTCTTCCACCTCATGGGCCTGGTCCTGGAGACTGTGCCGTTCGTGCAGTCACTGCTCAACAGCCTCGCCGTGTCGACCGCGATCGGCGTCGGGCAGGCGGTGCTGTGCTCGCTGGCCGGGTTCGCCTTCGCGAAGCTCCAGTTCCCCGGCCGCAACACCCTGTTCGTGATCGTCGTGCTCACGATGACGGTGCCCACGCAGCTCTCGGTCATCCCGCAGTACATGATCATGTCCGAGCTGGGCTGGGTCGACACCCTCCAGGCGCTGATCGTGCCCGGCCTGGCCAGCGCGTTCGGCATCTTCTGGATGCGCCAGCACATCTCGGCCACGATCAGCGACGAGCTGATGCAAGCGGCCCGCATCGACGGCGCGAGCACGGGGCAGGTGTTCTGGCGCATCGCGTTCCCGATCGTGCGCCCGGCCGCGTTCGTGCTCGGCCTGTTCGGGTTCGTCACCGCGTGGAACGACTTCCTGTGGCCGTTCATCGTGCTCAAGTCGCCCGAGCGCTACACCGCCCAGATCGCGATCAAGGCGCTCCAGAACAGCCTCGACGTGGACCTCGGCCTGGCCATGTCCGGCTCCTTCCTGGCCACGATCCCGCTCGTCGTGCTGTTCGTCATCGTCGGACGCCGCATGGTCGCCGGGATCCTCGAAGGCGCCTTCAAGGGCTGA
- a CDS encoding glycoside hydrolase family 43 protein, protein MTSPKSEASFYDNPVIPGFHPDPSVCRVGDDYYLVCSSFEYFPGVPIFHSPDLVNWRQIGNVLDRPSQLPLPADAMASDGIYAPTIRHHDGRFWMITTNVSHGGNFVVTAERPEGPWSEPVWIDLPGIDPDLVWDDDGNCWSAFAGAHGPAFDGVQIARVDPEAGKVLEGPFPAWAGTGLQWPEAPHLYRIGEWWYLMIAEGGTERGHAVTMARAPSPRGPWESAPGNPILSHRSTSHPIQSTGHADLVTTPDGEWWMVLLATRPVGYSPKFHVLGRETFLTPVRWEDGWPRVGPVRLREQAPGGARTVEVAPQRDDFDSAGLAPWWISPRSRPDGSWSLVERPGWLALHATGSTLDEPGCTFLGRRQQHPESRTAVLLDHVAGRAGLTVRLDEGHHYDLEVADGQATVIARIGPLRTSVATRAVVPGPVTLVITTRSARKWSEEEERRAGLHVAAPDYIAFHIGEDPEPLAELDGRYLSTEVATGFTGRVIGMYVTEGTAWFDWFDHGPLDDGPPDDAERS, encoded by the coding sequence ATGACCTCACCGAAGTCCGAGGCGTCGTTCTACGACAACCCCGTGATCCCCGGGTTCCACCCCGATCCCAGCGTGTGCCGGGTCGGTGACGACTACTACCTGGTGTGCTCCAGCTTCGAGTACTTCCCGGGCGTGCCGATCTTCCACAGCCCCGATCTGGTGAACTGGCGGCAGATCGGCAACGTCCTGGACCGCCCGTCCCAGCTGCCGCTGCCCGCCGACGCGATGGCGTCCGACGGCATCTACGCGCCCACGATCCGGCACCACGACGGCCGGTTCTGGATGATCACCACGAACGTCTCGCACGGCGGCAACTTCGTCGTCACCGCGGAGCGGCCCGAAGGCCCCTGGTCGGAACCGGTGTGGATCGACCTGCCCGGCATCGACCCCGACCTGGTCTGGGACGACGACGGCAACTGCTGGTCCGCGTTCGCCGGAGCCCACGGGCCCGCCTTCGACGGCGTGCAGATCGCCCGCGTGGACCCCGAAGCCGGGAAGGTGCTGGAGGGACCGTTCCCGGCCTGGGCCGGGACCGGGTTGCAGTGGCCGGAAGCGCCCCACCTGTACCGCATCGGGGAGTGGTGGTACCTGATGATCGCCGAGGGCGGCACCGAACGCGGCCACGCCGTGACCATGGCACGCGCCCCCTCGCCGCGGGGTCCGTGGGAGTCGGCGCCCGGCAACCCGATCCTGTCGCACCGGAGCACGAGCCACCCGATCCAGAGCACCGGCCACGCCGACCTCGTGACCACTCCGGACGGGGAGTGGTGGATGGTCCTGCTGGCCACCCGTCCGGTCGGGTACAGCCCCAAGTTCCACGTCCTGGGCCGGGAAACGTTCCTCACGCCCGTGCGGTGGGAGGACGGTTGGCCGCGCGTCGGTCCCGTGCGGCTGAGGGAACAGGCGCCGGGCGGTGCGCGGACGGTGGAGGTGGCCCCGCAGCGCGACGACTTCGACTCCGCCGGGCTCGCGCCGTGGTGGATCTCGCCGCGGTCGCGCCCGGACGGTTCCTGGTCGCTGGTCGAGCGGCCGGGGTGGCTCGCCCTGCACGCCACCGGGTCCACATTGGACGAGCCGGGCTGCACGTTCCTCGGCCGACGCCAGCAGCACCCCGAGAGCCGAACCGCGGTGCTGCTCGACCACGTCGCCGGGCGTGCCGGCCTGACGGTGCGACTGGACGAGGGCCACCACTACGACCTGGAGGTGGCCGACGGGCAGGCCACGGTCATCGCCCGCATCGGCCCCCTGCGCACGAGCGTGGCCACGCGTGCCGTGGTCCCGGGTCCGGTGACCCTCGTGATCACCACCCGGTCGGCCCGGAAGTGGTCCGAGGAGGAGGAGAGGCGGGCGGGCCTGCACGTCGCCGCGCCCGACTACATCGCGTTCCACATCGGCGAGGACCCGGAACCACTGGCCGAACTGGACGGCAGGTACCTGTCGACGGAGGTGGCCACCGGGTTCACCGGGCGGGTGATCGGCATGTACGTCACCGAGGGCACCGCGTGGTTCGACTGGTTCGACCACGGTCCACTCGACGACGGTCCACCCGACGACGCCGAGCGCTCCTGA
- a CDS encoding PaaX family transcriptional regulator — protein MTSPYDIEEIFPGDGVRLPRRQHGNSPQGLTVTLMADYTLSTRAWLPSAAIVALLAEAGVSSTGARATISRLARRGVLEVSKQGRTSSYRLTTAAAHNLASGGRAIASAATGTSTWDQRWTLIAFSLPQEEVTRRRELRGRLRWLGYAPLYDGLWISPHDLTDKLTALLADLAFGAMTVFRARHVDFGATIGREPLDAWDTAAIGRHYDAFIQRWNPLLRDIRGSRITGAEAVRTRTEVMDTYRRLPILDPGLPLDLLPPGWPRMAARDLFTAVYDGLAGPAEDHVRAVAGRFTTDPLTDLRAHTVADLSARVLGTLDPATGSGR, from the coding sequence GTGACCAGCCCGTACGACATCGAGGAGATCTTTCCGGGCGACGGGGTCCGGCTCCCCCGGCGACAACACGGCAACTCGCCGCAGGGTCTGACCGTGACCCTGATGGCCGACTACACCTTGAGCACCCGCGCCTGGCTGCCGTCGGCGGCGATCGTGGCGCTGCTCGCCGAGGCGGGCGTCAGCTCGACCGGAGCCCGCGCCACCATCAGCCGGCTCGCCCGCCGCGGCGTGCTGGAAGTCAGCAAACAGGGCCGCACGAGCTCCTACCGGCTCACCACGGCCGCCGCCCACAACCTCGCCTCCGGCGGCCGTGCCATCGCCTCCGCCGCCACCGGCACCTCGACGTGGGACCAGCGGTGGACGCTCATCGCCTTCTCCCTGCCCCAGGAAGAGGTCACCCGGCGGCGCGAACTCCGCGGCCGGCTGCGCTGGCTCGGTTACGCGCCCCTCTACGACGGCCTCTGGATCTCGCCTCACGACCTGACCGACAAGCTCACAGCACTGCTGGCCGACCTCGCTTTCGGCGCCATGACCGTGTTCCGCGCCCGCCACGTGGACTTCGGCGCGACGATCGGCCGCGAGCCCCTCGACGCCTGGGACACCGCCGCCATCGGCCGGCACTACGACGCCTTCATCCAGCGCTGGAACCCGCTGCTGCGGGACATCCGAGGCTCTCGGATCACCGGCGCCGAGGCGGTCCGCACCCGTACCGAGGTCATGGACACCTACCGCCGCCTGCCCATCCTCGACCCGGGCCTGCCCCTCGACCTGCTGCCTCCGGGATGGCCGCGCATGGCCGCCCGCGACCTGTTCACCGCCGTCTACGACGGTCTCGCCGGCCCCGCCGAGGATCACGTGCGAGCCGTCGCCGGCCGGTTCACCACGGACCCGCTCACCGACTTGCGGGCGCACACCGTCGCCGACCTGTCCGCGCGAGTTCTCGGCACCCTCGATCCCGCCACCGGATCGGGGCGTTGA
- a CDS encoding extracellular catalytic domain type 1 short-chain-length polyhydroxyalkanoate depolymerase — protein MKAKPSLLLAAAASLVVAGLATVAPAPAVAASLTEVTGFGSNPGGMRMHVYAPDSRPADPGIVVAMHGCGGSGPGFYSGSEFASLADRHGFVVIYPSAQQEAGFGKCFDTWSDAAKRRGGGSDPVSIVSMVNYVQQRYGGDPNRVYATGSSSGGMMTNHMLALYPDVFKSGAAFMGVPFNCFANAADFPPGSSKCTGSGGANRTPQQWGDAVRQAYPGFTGTRPRVQLWHGTNDTLVPYALLQESIEQWTNVFGLSQTPTSTDTPQTNWNRRRYNDTTGTTLVEAYSVQGAGHSLPSGGMAAQAIAFFGLDRPGDPTSTTTTTSTTTTTSTTTTTQPPGTCRVATTVNAWNTGLTESITITNTGATAINGWSLAFTLPSGQTITSGWSATYSPNSGQVTARNVSYNASIPPNASIGIGFQATHSGNTAKPSSFTLNGMACTTA, from the coding sequence ATGAAGGCCAAACCCAGCTTGTTGTTAGCCGCGGCGGCGTCACTGGTCGTGGCGGGCCTCGCCACCGTCGCGCCCGCGCCCGCCGTCGCGGCCTCGTTGACCGAGGTCACCGGCTTCGGCAGCAACCCGGGCGGGATGCGGATGCACGTCTACGCGCCCGACTCGCGCCCGGCCGACCCGGGGATCGTGGTGGCCATGCACGGCTGCGGCGGTTCCGGGCCGGGCTTCTACTCGGGCAGCGAGTTCGCCTCACTGGCCGACCGGCACGGGTTCGTCGTGATCTACCCGAGCGCGCAGCAGGAGGCCGGGTTCGGCAAGTGCTTCGACACCTGGTCCGACGCCGCCAAGCGCCGCGGCGGCGGCAGCGACCCGGTCTCGATCGTGTCGATGGTCAACTATGTCCAGCAGCGCTACGGCGGTGACCCGAATCGCGTCTACGCCACCGGTTCGTCGTCCGGCGGGATGATGACCAACCACATGCTGGCGCTCTACCCGGACGTGTTCAAGTCGGGGGCGGCGTTCATGGGCGTGCCGTTCAACTGCTTCGCCAACGCCGCCGACTTCCCGCCCGGCAGCAGCAAGTGCACCGGCAGTGGAGGCGCCAACCGCACCCCGCAGCAGTGGGGTGACGCGGTCCGGCAGGCATACCCCGGCTTCACCGGCACCCGACCGCGCGTCCAGCTCTGGCACGGCACCAACGACACCCTCGTGCCGTACGCGCTGCTCCAAGAGTCGATCGAGCAGTGGACGAACGTGTTCGGGTTGAGCCAGACGCCCACGTCCACCGACACACCGCAGACCAACTGGAACCGCCGCCGCTACAACGACACCACCGGCACCACGCTGGTGGAGGCGTACAGCGTCCAAGGCGCCGGGCACAGCCTGCCCAGCGGAGGCATGGCCGCACAGGCCATCGCGTTCTTCGGCCTGGACCGCCCTGGCGATCCGACCTCCACCACGACCACAACCTCGACCACGACGACTACGTCCACCACGACGACCACGCAGCCGCCTGGCACTTGCCGCGTCGCCACCACCGTGAACGCCTGGAACACCGGCCTGACCGAGAGCATCACCATCACCAACACCGGCGCCACGGCGATCAACGGCTGGTCCCTGGCCTTCACCCTGCCCAGCGGCCAGACCATCACCTCCGGCTGGAGCGCCACCTACTCGCCCAACTCAGGCCAGGTGACGGCTCGCAACGTCAGCTACAACGCCTCGATCCCCCCGAACGCCTCCATCGGCATCGGCTTCCAGGCGACCCACAGCGGCAACACCGCCAAACCGTCCTCCTTCACCCTCAACGGCATGGCCTGCACCACCGCCTGA
- a CDS encoding family 43 glycosylhydrolase → MSAAQNPHTQDKENHVHRQRPQRSGRRRAVVLAAVGALLAGGLAATPTAMAAEPNLITNPGFEDGLSGWTVNSGNATDGAALSPTGDAYSGAGAVLVTNRKTTGSGPAQDLAGKVQAGKTYTVTARVKYENPESPATKQFFATMHYGGSTYTNLGTGTVPRGQWGLLQGTFTIPAGQGVTTPRLFVETPWTADPASAPATHLMDFKVDDVALREFTPSTTIEVLGKNPGEGNPLISHKFGADGNAFAHGGRVYVYMTNDTQVYNPGPDGTSPTNTYGGINTITVISSDDLVNWTDHGEIPVAGPNGLAKYASQSWAPAVESRVVDGKEQFFLYFANNGAATGVLVGDSPLGPWRDERGSLLITGQTPGASDGRNWLFDPGVFIDDDGQGYLYFGGGGNDNSNSYENTNHPKSTRVIKLGADMISTEGAAETIDAPLMFEAGHVFKRDNKYYYSYSSNFGFGGPIDPNGPPTGAIAYLVADSPMGPWTPDKYAGVIFKNPGNYFGAGGNNHQSVFELDGEHYFTYHAQTLNRRITGGATQGFRSPHIAKLEFNPDGTVKEVIGTFDGAEQIRHLDPYRVIEAETIAWQQGLATKRLNAPNDVPQLALHDVDNGDWTSLSSADFGTGATGVSARVKPLTDGTSVQVRLDDRTGPVVATIPVDGPTGEWTEVGTELGGVTGVHDVYFTFVGPEGRDLLEVDSWQFAKPSLKVEGAADTQCAGPNVKLTVHVTNDESATVDFVVETPYGTKSFDDVEAGKTRFHPFMTRQSAVAAGTAEVTAKAVVDGHEVSTALSVPYDARTCR, encoded by the coding sequence GTGAGCGCAGCCCAGAACCCCCACACCCAGGACAAGGAGAACCACGTGCACCGACAACGTCCACAGCGGTCGGGACGGCGCAGAGCCGTCGTCCTCGCCGCCGTCGGCGCTCTGCTCGCGGGCGGTCTCGCGGCCACCCCGACCGCGATGGCCGCCGAGCCCAACCTCATCACCAACCCGGGCTTCGAGGACGGCCTGTCCGGGTGGACCGTCAACAGCGGGAACGCCACCGACGGCGCGGCCCTGTCCCCCACCGGCGACGCCTACTCGGGCGCCGGGGCGGTGCTGGTGACGAACCGGAAGACGACCGGTTCGGGACCGGCCCAGGACCTGGCAGGCAAGGTGCAGGCCGGGAAGACGTACACCGTCACCGCACGGGTGAAGTACGAGAACCCGGAAAGCCCCGCCACCAAGCAGTTCTTCGCGACCATGCACTACGGCGGCTCGACCTACACCAACCTGGGCACCGGCACCGTGCCGCGCGGGCAGTGGGGGTTGCTCCAGGGCACGTTCACGATCCCGGCGGGGCAGGGCGTCACGACGCCGCGGTTGTTCGTGGAGACGCCGTGGACGGCCGATCCGGCGTCCGCGCCGGCGACCCACCTGATGGACTTCAAGGTGGACGACGTCGCGCTGCGGGAGTTCACCCCGTCGACCACCATCGAGGTCCTCGGCAAGAACCCCGGTGAGGGCAACCCGCTGATCTCCCACAAGTTCGGCGCCGACGGCAACGCGTTCGCGCACGGTGGTCGGGTCTACGTGTACATGACCAACGACACGCAGGTGTACAACCCGGGCCCGGACGGGACCTCCCCCACCAACACCTACGGCGGGATCAACACGATCACCGTGATCTCGTCCGACGACCTGGTCAACTGGACCGACCACGGCGAGATCCCGGTGGCCGGGCCCAACGGCCTGGCGAAGTACGCGTCGCAGTCGTGGGCGCCCGCGGTCGAGAGCCGGGTGGTCGACGGCAAGGAGCAGTTCTTCCTCTACTTCGCCAACAACGGCGCCGCCACCGGCGTTCTGGTCGGCGACTCGCCGCTCGGCCCGTGGCGCGACGAGCGCGGCAGCCTGCTCATCACCGGCCAGACCCCCGGCGCCTCGGACGGCCGCAACTGGCTGTTCGACCCGGGCGTGTTCATCGACGACGACGGTCAGGGCTACCTCTACTTCGGCGGTGGTGGCAACGACAACTCCAACTCCTACGAGAACACCAACCACCCGAAGTCCACGCGCGTCATCAAGCTCGGTGCCGACATGATCAGCACCGAGGGCGCGGCCGAGACCATCGACGCGCCGTTGATGTTCGAGGCCGGTCACGTCTTCAAGCGTGACAACAAGTACTACTACTCGTACTCGTCCAACTTCGGGTTCGGCGGTCCGATCGACCCGAACGGCCCGCCGACCGGCGCGATCGCCTACCTCGTGGCCGACAGCCCGATGGGCCCGTGGACGCCCGACAAGTACGCGGGGGTCATCTTCAAGAACCCCGGCAACTACTTCGGCGCCGGCGGCAACAACCACCAGTCCGTCTTCGAGTTGGACGGCGAGCACTACTTCACCTACCACGCGCAGACGTTGAACCGCCGCATCACCGGCGGTGCGACGCAGGGGTTCCGCAGCCCGCACATCGCGAAGCTGGAGTTCAACCCCGACGGCACGGTGAAGGAGGTCATCGGCACCTTCGACGGCGCCGAGCAGATCCGCCACCTCGACCCCTACCGGGTGATCGAGGCGGAGACCATCGCGTGGCAGCAGGGGTTGGCCACCAAGCGGCTCAACGCGCCCAACGACGTGCCGCAGCTCGCTCTGCACGACGTCGACAACGGTGACTGGACGTCACTCTCGTCGGCGGACTTCGGGACCGGCGCCACCGGTGTGTCGGCACGCGTCAAGCCGCTCACCGACGGAACGAGCGTCCAGGTCCGCCTGGACGACCGCACCGGACCCGTGGTCGCCACCATCCCGGTCGACGGGCCGACCGGCGAGTGGACCGAGGTCGGGACCGAACTCGGTGGTGTCACGGGGGTCCACGACGTGTACTTCACGTTCGTCGGACCCGAAGGCCGGGACCTGCTGGAGGTCGACAGCTGGCAGTTCGCCAAGCCGTCGCTGAAGGTCGAGGGGGCCGCGGACACCCAGTGCGCCGGGCCGAACGTGAAGCTGACCGTGCACGTGACCAACGACGAGTCGGCGACGGTCGACTTCGTGGTCGAGACGCCTTACGGCACGAAGTCGTTCGATGACGTCGAGGCGGGCAAGACCCGGTTCCACCCGTTCATGACGCGGCAGTCGGCCGTGGCGGCGGGAACGGCGGAGGTGACGGCGAAGGCGGTGGTCGACGGGCACGAGGTGTCGACCGCGCTCTCGGTGCCGTACGACGCGCGCACCTGTCGTTGA
- a CDS encoding beta-xylosidase family glycoside hydrolase, with amino-acid sequence MPSPAHRRPRLWPAVTTIALVGATLASTGPPGQAADGWQPASSYTSTDQGDGTYSVPLLGSDVPDVSVERVPAAENDEGRDVYYMISTTMHLSPGAPIMKSYDLVNWEIVNHVFDRLGVGDSFSLRNGQNSYGQGQWASSLRYHAGKFYVAFNTNNLGGSYIYTTDDIEDGAWTRLPLGRAFHDPSLYFDERDGGTPYIFYGSGSTSAVKLDGDLTRVVAEYPNILRPADHPGSPFLGGLFEGAQVQYIDGHYYVVIITWPPGQGRQVVLFRSPHLLGRYATADGSNPYQARGALNSNGFAQGSLVPIARDGGRTDWHGMFFRDSFPVGRIPALIPATWQDGWPTFGDNGVVPVNGVFDKPIRLSPAQERLERQKSLVTSDDFANDAPHKAYMDEKWTIPSPPDVDESLLGVELVRNPGFESGAVSPWAGQFGAQLALDGADPAAGSAALKVGNRTVNGSGPNQSLDGVLQRGVTYAVSAKVKYSAGPANVRFNLVVDWGSGVQVMASGDVPAGRWTTVSGRYTVPSTADTAKVKFAVETPWGNPQPPSSSVEYLLDDVSVVGQPVTTEHPTEAEIAPNGSRLDMTWQWNHAPDNRHWSLTDRDGWLRLTTGKVVTGDYVYTKLSNRAELTWFEEARNTLSQRTFGPKGSAETKLDFAGMKNGDVAGLAMYNRGFSYVAVKRVDGRNTLGVVNRVQPFPVTFDQATAERFVPGTEVPLGDATVVHLKGDVEFDAPTGQGWTTFYYSLDGLAWHKLGDRVGPQTLDGSLAHFMGHRWGLFDYATRQAGGNVDFDHFLLSDTLTAEGKPLGTAALDAAIAHARTLNEHHYPADTWAAMRAALRKAEEARTTRAGTQNQVDAPERALSLELARLGVARFPVAVSASAQTRCTGPNVALTVEVTNHEAVPVDVSVETPYGTKSFHDVRPGRTRSHPFTTGERDVPAGSAAVTASATVDGEPRTVDLAAPYQARTCR; translated from the coding sequence ATGCCCTCGCCCGCTCACCGCCGCCCGAGGCTCTGGCCCGCTGTCACGACGATCGCCCTGGTCGGCGCCACCCTCGCCTCGACCGGCCCACCGGGCCAAGCCGCCGACGGGTGGCAGCCCGCGTCCTCGTACACGTCCACCGACCAGGGGGACGGGACGTACTCCGTTCCGCTGCTCGGCTCGGACGTGCCGGACGTCAGCGTGGAGCGCGTGCCCGCGGCGGAGAACGACGAGGGCCGCGACGTCTACTACATGATCAGCACGACGATGCACCTGAGCCCCGGCGCGCCGATCATGAAGTCGTACGACCTCGTCAACTGGGAGATCGTCAACCACGTGTTCGACCGGTTGGGCGTCGGGGACTCGTTCTCGCTGCGCAACGGCCAGAACTCCTACGGCCAGGGCCAGTGGGCGTCGTCGCTGCGCTACCACGCCGGGAAGTTCTACGTCGCCTTCAACACCAACAACCTCGGCGGCTCCTACATCTACACCACCGACGACATCGAGGACGGCGCGTGGACCCGGCTGCCGCTGGGGCGGGCGTTCCACGACCCGTCGCTGTACTTCGACGAGCGGGACGGCGGCACGCCCTACATCTTCTACGGGTCGGGGTCGACCAGTGCGGTCAAGCTGGACGGCGACCTGACGCGCGTGGTGGCGGAGTACCCGAACATCCTGCGGCCCGCCGACCACCCCGGTTCCCCGTTCCTGGGCGGGCTGTTCGAGGGCGCCCAGGTGCAGTACATCGACGGGCACTACTACGTCGTGATCATCACCTGGCCGCCGGGCCAGGGTCGCCAGGTGGTCCTGTTCCGCTCGCCCCACCTGCTCGGGCGGTACGCGACGGCCGACGGCAGCAACCCGTACCAGGCCCGCGGCGCGCTGAACTCGAACGGGTTCGCGCAGGGCAGCCTCGTGCCGATCGCCCGTGACGGCGGCCGGACCGACTGGCACGGCATGTTCTTCCGCGACTCGTTCCCGGTCGGCCGCATCCCGGCCCTCATCCCCGCCACGTGGCAGGACGGCTGGCCGACCTTCGGCGACAACGGCGTGGTGCCGGTGAACGGGGTGTTCGACAAGCCGATCAGGCTCAGCCCCGCGCAGGAAAGGCTGGAGCGGCAGAAGAGCCTCGTCACCTCCGACGACTTCGCCAACGACGCGCCGCACAAGGCGTACATGGACGAGAAGTGGACCATCCCGTCCCCGCCGGACGTCGACGAGTCACTGCTCGGCGTGGAGTTGGTGCGCAACCCCGGCTTCGAGTCCGGCGCGGTGTCGCCGTGGGCGGGTCAGTTCGGCGCGCAGTTGGCGTTGGACGGCGCCGATCCGGCCGCCGGGTCGGCGGCGCTGAAGGTGGGCAACCGGACGGTCAACGGGTCGGGCCCCAACCAGTCCCTGGACGGCGTGTTGCAGCGCGGCGTGACGTACGCGGTGTCGGCGAAGGTCAAGTACTCGGCGGGACCGGCGAACGTGCGGTTCAACCTCGTCGTGGACTGGGGTTCGGGCGTGCAGGTGATGGCATCCGGTGACGTCCCGGCAGGCCGGTGGACTACGGTCTCCGGCCGGTACACCGTGCCGAGCACGGCCGACACAGCCAAGGTGAAGTTCGCGGTCGAGACCCCGTGGGGGAACCCGCAGCCGCCGTCATCGAGCGTGGAGTACCTGCTGGACGACGTCTCGGTCGTCGGGCAGCCCGTGACCACCGAGCACCCGACCGAGGCGGAGATCGCGCCCAACGGCTCCCGGCTGGACATGACCTGGCAGTGGAACCACGCCCCGGACAACCGCCACTGGTCGCTGACCGACCGCGACGGCTGGCTGCGGCTCACCACCGGCAAGGTCGTCACCGGCGACTACGTCTACACCAAGCTGTCGAACCGGGCCGAGCTGACGTGGTTCGAGGAAGCACGCAACACGCTGTCGCAGCGGACCTTCGGCCCCAAGGGCTCGGCGGAGACGAAGCTCGACTTCGCCGGGATGAAGAACGGCGACGTCGCGGGCCTGGCGATGTACAACCGCGGCTTCTCCTACGTCGCGGTGAAGCGGGTGGACGGGCGGAACACCCTCGGGGTGGTCAACCGGGTGCAGCCGTTCCCGGTCACGTTCGACCAGGCGACCGCTGAGCGCTTCGTGCCCGGCACCGAGGTCCCGCTCGGCGACGCCACCGTGGTCCACCTCAAGGGCGACGTGGAGTTCGACGCGCCGACCGGGCAGGGCTGGACGACGTTCTACTACAGCCTGGACGGGCTCGCGTGGCACAAGCTCGGTGATCGCGTCGGACCGCAGACGTTGGACGGCAGCCTCGCCCACTTCATGGGCCACCGGTGGGGACTGTTCGACTACGCGACACGACAGGCCGGCGGGAACGTCGACTTCGACCACTTCCTGCTCAGCGACACCCTCACGGCGGAAGGCAAGCCGCTCGGCACCGCCGCGCTGGACGCCGCGATCGCACACGCGCGCACCCTCAACGAGCACCACTACCCCGCCGACACGTGGGCCGCGATGCGCGCGGCGTTGAGGAAGGCCGAGGAGGCGCGGACGACGCGGGCGGGCACGCAGAACCAGGTCGACGCACCGGAACGGGCGTTGAGCCTGGAACTGGCCCGGCTCGGCGTGGCCAGGTTCCCGGTGGCGGTGTCGGCGTCGGCGCAGACCCGCTGCACGGGACCGAACGTGGCGCTCACCGTCGAGGTCACCAACCACGAAGCGGTACCGGTGGACGTCTCGGTCGAAACGCCGTACGGGACGAAGTCCTTCCACGACGTCAGGCCGGGCAGGACCCGTTCCCACCCGTTCACGACCGGTGAGCGGGACGTGCCGGCGGGTTCGGCAGCGGTCACCGCGTCCGCGACGGTCGACGGCGAGCCGCGGACGGTCGACCTCGCAGCCCCCTACCAAGCGCGCACCTGCCGGTGA